In the Aquimarina spinulae genome, TGATTTTGGTGTTCTGAGTTTACTATACTTAAATTTAAAATAAGGATCTCCTTTTTCTTTTTTAACTTTAAAAAACTGGTATGTTGTTAACACCGGGGAGAATAATATAGCTCCGGTTTTTCCGATCCAGGATTTTGTATGAAAAAGTGGATATAAGAAACTTAACCGTTTAGTCATTTTTGCCTTTTCGATAAATACATATTCTTTATCGGTCAAATAAGAATAGAGTTCTTCTATTTCTGCTAATCTGCCTCCCAGGTTTCCTCTTAAATCTATAATAAGGTTTTTACTGCTTGCAGAATCTATCTTTGAGAAGCTTTCTTCATAAAAATCTTTATAATTCCCATTCGTAAAACTTCTTATTTTCATATAAGCAATAGCAGAAGTACTATCTGATATAATAAATTTAAAATTTCTATTGTATTCTTTTTTGTACGTATCAAAACCATATTTATTATGCTGTTTACGTACCTCCTTATTCTTTTTTCTGGCTATTTTTTTATCTGATTTACTTTTCTTTTCTACAGGTACAGTTATAGTATCCTTTTTTATCTTTTTTATCTTTTTGCTATACCCTGCATGTACATAACGAGAATAAATACTATCTCCGGTTTTTAGCTTCACTAGTACACTATCTTTTTGTTGGTGTGTTCTGGCATAAAACACTCCAAAACCATGACCAATATACTTTGGGATAAATGTTCTATTATAACCATCCCCGGTATGTAATTTTTGAAAAGACACTAATAGATCACTTGTTTTTTGATGATCTACACTCAATACTTCAGAACCCACCACTAGAGTATCACTTTTTTCATAATTCTTTTCGACATATACCTTATTATCTACACTATGAAAAGCTAATGATTTAAAAGGGTAACTCCTTTTCCCTTTTATTTTTTTCTCT is a window encoding:
- a CDS encoding S41 family peptidase; translation: MIRTLFLYVLILLLTACSSVKKYNQQISELHSPEEIHDDIDFAYRKLQKLHPDLYWYISKDSLDKKIDGLKKSIKKPVSSIIFYKKLAPVVASIRQGHTAIYPPYKKQTRREKKIKGKRSYPFKSLAFHSVDNKVYVEKNYEKSDTLVVGSEVLSVDHQKTSDLLVSFQKLHTGDGYNRTFIPKYIGHGFGVFYARTHQQKDSVLVKLKTGDSIYSRYVHAGYSKKIKKIKKDTITVPVEKKSKSDKKIARKKNKEVRKQHNKYGFDTYKKEYNRNFKFIISDSTSAIAYMKIRSFTNGNYKDFYEESFSKIDSASSKNLIIDLRGNLGGRLAEIEELYSYLTDKEYVFIEKAKMTKRLSFLYPLFHTKSWIGKTGAILFSPVLTTYQFFKVKKEKGDPYFKFKYSKLRTPKSNSYTGKLYVLIDGESFSASSILSTHLKATKRATFVGEETGGAYNGTIAGFFAYVELPNSKVNMRVGLMKINAPHTVEPDGFGIKPDVYIETKKGVDKELEWVVQDVNK